In Anaerobacillus isosaccharinicus, one genomic interval encodes:
- a CDS encoding lytic transglycosylase domain-containing protein: MYNKTKIAMFLGLLFLCVGIAIENYLLKKELANSIEDYEDIHEEIEEIKQILTFEERSVSTETSYHSWENSKELAKNFTIESDGQFPKEWGLFLSEKAKERSVDPYILFELIRVETGGTFNPDTVGPKTRYGRAYGLTQFMENTGPWIANMADLPYEKELLYNPYYAIELAVIYLDFLYERYGDWDHALTAYHRGMYGLEQFKNSRGHAKSWYSEEIQQKAKELKWLL; the protein is encoded by the coding sequence ATGTATAATAAAACTAAAATAGCAATGTTTCTTGGCTTACTTTTTCTTTGTGTCGGTATCGCCATAGAGAATTACTTGTTAAAGAAGGAACTTGCAAATTCAATAGAAGATTATGAAGATATTCATGAGGAAATTGAAGAAATTAAGCAAATTCTGACATTTGAAGAACGCAGTGTTTCAACAGAAACATCCTATCATTCCTGGGAGAATTCGAAAGAGTTAGCTAAAAACTTTACGATCGAAAGTGATGGTCAATTTCCAAAGGAGTGGGGCTTATTTTTATCTGAAAAAGCAAAAGAGAGATCTGTTGACCCATATATTTTATTTGAATTAATTAGAGTAGAAACAGGTGGGACGTTTAATCCAGACACAGTCGGTCCAAAAACAAGATATGGGAGAGCTTATGGGCTCACTCAATTTATGGAAAATACAGGACCATGGATTGCAAATATGGCAGACTTACCTTATGAAAAGGAACTTCTGTATAACCCTTACTATGCAATTGAACTAGCGGTTATTTACTTAGATTTCCTTTATGAACGCTATGGTGATTGGGACCATGCACTAACTGCTTATCACCGTGGAATGTATGGACTCGAACAGTTTAAAAATAGCCGTGGGCATGCAAAGAGCTGGTATTCAGAAGAAATTCAACAAAAAGCGAAAGAACTGAAATGGTTGTTGTAA
- a CDS encoding FAD-dependent oxidoreductase, giving the protein MTQRQWPQFPEPYWRKNLSLPSFPSLDQDITTDVTIIGGGITGITAGYLLSKQGLKVTIIDAGSILNGTTGHTTAKVTAQHGIIYDEFINHFGEEKAKLYYNASDSARAFIKSTIEELSIDCDYEEHDAYIYTNSEKELNKLEKEAKAYEILKIPGKLVDSMPLKSLPMKKALVMEGQAQFHPIKYLAQLVESIVKHGGQIFEKTTAVDIIEGTNPKVMTRNGKTITSNHVICCSHYPFYDAAGFYFARMYQERSYVVAVKSHEPYPGGMYLSAETPTRSVRTTPIGDDHLLLLGGEGHKTGHGINTMKHYEALANFGSEVLGLTDIHYRWSAQDIYTLDKLPYIGQFTSSSKNIYIATGYRKWGMTNGTAAATLLTDLITKGTSPYAELYTPSRFNADPDIKRFVEHNADVAYQLVKGKIGMTHKQLEDIAVGEGAHVRIDGQKCGAYRDEDGQLHVVDATCKHLGCEVEWNDGDKSWDCPCHGSRYSINGDVIEGPSELSLKKVDY; this is encoded by the coding sequence ATGACACAAAGACAATGGCCTCAATTTCCAGAACCGTATTGGCGAAAAAATTTAAGTCTACCCTCTTTTCCAAGTTTAGACCAGGATATCACAACTGATGTTACGATCATTGGCGGTGGTATTACAGGAATTACTGCAGGCTATCTCCTTTCCAAACAAGGTTTAAAGGTAACCATTATTGATGCTGGTTCTATATTGAACGGAACAACTGGACACACGACAGCGAAAGTAACAGCACAGCATGGAATTATTTATGATGAATTTATAAACCATTTTGGTGAAGAAAAAGCAAAGCTGTATTACAATGCTTCCGACAGCGCTCGTGCCTTTATCAAAAGTACGATTGAAGAACTAAGCATTGATTGCGACTATGAAGAGCACGACGCCTATATTTATACGAACTCGGAAAAAGAATTAAACAAGCTTGAAAAAGAAGCGAAAGCGTATGAGATACTTAAAATTCCAGGGAAATTAGTCGATTCAATGCCACTAAAATCCTTACCAATGAAAAAAGCGTTGGTGATGGAAGGTCAAGCGCAATTCCATCCAATAAAATATTTAGCTCAACTTGTAGAAAGCATCGTCAAGCACGGCGGACAAATTTTTGAAAAAACAACGGCTGTCGATATCATAGAAGGAACTAATCCGAAAGTAATGACTCGAAACGGAAAAACAATAACAAGTAACCATGTTATTTGTTGTTCCCATTATCCTTTTTATGATGCTGCTGGATTTTATTTTGCAAGAATGTATCAGGAAAGATCTTATGTTGTTGCAGTAAAAAGTCATGAACCCTATCCAGGCGGAATGTATTTAAGCGCTGAAACACCTACACGCTCAGTTCGTACCACGCCAATTGGGGATGATCACTTACTGCTCCTTGGTGGAGAGGGTCACAAAACAGGGCATGGAATTAATACGATGAAGCATTATGAAGCTCTTGCCAATTTCGGAAGTGAAGTTCTAGGTCTCACGGACATTCATTATCGTTGGTCAGCTCAAGATATCTACACTCTTGATAAGCTTCCATATATCGGTCAGTTTACATCTAGTTCAAAAAACATTTATATTGCTACTGGGTACCGCAAATGGGGGATGACAAACGGTACTGCGGCAGCAACGCTCTTAACAGACTTGATTACCAAAGGGACGAGCCCTTATGCAGAGCTTTATACGCCATCAAGGTTTAATGCTGACCCTGACATTAAACGGTTTGTTGAGCATAATGCTGATGTAGCCTATCAGCTAGTCAAAGGCAAAATAGGTATGACTCATAAACAACTTGAAGATATAGCTGTTGGTGAAGGTGCCCATGTCAGAATTGATGGGCAAAAATGCGGTGCTTACCGAGATGAAGACGGCCAACTACATGTCGTTGATGCCACTTGCAAACATTTAGGCTGTGAAGTCGAGTGGAATGATGGCGATAAATCATGGGATTGCCCATGTCACGGTTCCAGATACTCCATAAATGGCGATGTCATCGAAGGTCCGTCAGAGCTGTCGTTGAAAAAAGTTGACTATTAA
- a CDS encoding Cof-type HAD-IIB family hydrolase, giving the protein MIFFDIDGTLLNEEKELPNSTKEAIAKLKKAGHQVAIATGRAPFMFKELREELEIDTYISFNGQYVVADGEVIYKNPLHKETLKSLIDFAGTNEHSLVFMDHEDMRASKEYDAYIEESIGTLKISHPMHDVTYMDEREIYQTLLFCKVEAEQAYIDTFNQFQFVRWHPVSTDILPAGGSKAKGINEVIKHFGLANDQVYAFGDGLNDIEMLSFVKNSVAMGNAHDEVKKVAKHVTKHVNEDGILHGLRLVGLLK; this is encoded by the coding sequence ATGATTTTCTTTGATATAGATGGGACATTGTTAAATGAGGAAAAGGAGTTACCGAACTCTACGAAAGAGGCAATTGCAAAATTAAAGAAAGCCGGCCATCAAGTTGCCATCGCAACCGGACGAGCCCCGTTTATGTTTAAAGAGTTACGTGAAGAGCTAGAAATCGATACTTACATTTCATTTAACGGGCAATACGTAGTTGCTGACGGTGAAGTCATTTATAAAAATCCGTTGCATAAGGAAACGTTAAAGTCTTTAATCGATTTTGCTGGAACAAATGAACATAGCCTTGTTTTCATGGATCATGAAGATATGCGCGCAAGTAAAGAGTACGATGCTTATATAGAGGAAAGCATCGGAACGCTGAAAATCTCCCATCCAATGCATGACGTTACGTATATGGATGAAAGAGAAATTTACCAAACGCTATTATTTTGTAAAGTTGAAGCTGAACAAGCTTATATTGATACGTTTAATCAGTTTCAATTTGTTCGCTGGCACCCAGTTTCGACGGATATATTACCTGCAGGTGGCTCAAAGGCAAAGGGAATTAACGAAGTGATTAAACATTTTGGTTTGGCTAATGATCAAGTGTATGCTTTTGGAGATGGGTTAAATGATATTGAAATGCTTTCATTTGTGAAAAATAGTGTAGCAATGGGCAATGCCCATGATGAAGTCAAAAAAGTAGCAAAACATGTCACGAAGCATGTTAACGAGGATGGAATTTTGCATGGCTTGAGGCTAGTTGGGCTGCTGAAGTAA
- a CDS encoding Gfo/Idh/MocA family protein, whose translation MSKKIIHIGIIGLGAIGERLMNIFKGREDILVSAFCDASETRLKEMAATYNVKKVFTDYQELLACEELDAVYVAVPPKFHEEIVLAAIEAGKHILCEKPLANSIEEADRMLTAVKKTELVHAMHFPLNYQASLQQFEAFINEGFIGELRRINLKMHFPHWPRLWQQSDWVAGREQGGYVLEVGVHWIQAIQRIFGPIKEVRSQLQFPNDPSLCENGIIAEMKLESGISVLIDGLSNIGGEEQLEFAAYGTEGTLQLKNWRQLVGAKTGNDLEELTVTEGSARNLISEFVKAVHGEEAELYDFSVGYNAQLALEALRHPKDNEWQRIM comes from the coding sequence ATGTCAAAAAAAATCATACATATCGGCATTATAGGGTTAGGCGCTATTGGCGAGAGATTAATGAATATATTTAAAGGACGAGAAGACATTCTAGTTTCTGCTTTTTGCGATGCGTCAGAGACTCGTTTAAAGGAAATGGCTGCAACTTATAACGTTAAAAAAGTTTTTACGGATTATCAAGAGTTATTGGCATGTGAAGAGCTTGATGCGGTCTATGTGGCTGTACCGCCTAAATTTCATGAGGAGATTGTCTTAGCCGCGATTGAGGCAGGAAAACATATTTTGTGTGAAAAGCCATTAGCAAATTCCATCGAGGAAGCTGATCGGATGTTAACAGCCGTTAAGAAAACGGAACTTGTTCATGCGATGCATTTCCCATTAAATTATCAAGCTAGTTTGCAGCAGTTTGAAGCTTTCATTAACGAGGGTTTCATAGGAGAACTTCGCCGTATTAATTTAAAAATGCATTTCCCTCATTGGCCTAGGCTTTGGCAGCAAAGTGACTGGGTAGCTGGGCGCGAGCAAGGTGGCTATGTATTAGAAGTTGGTGTTCATTGGATCCAGGCGATTCAACGAATTTTTGGCCCAATTAAAGAAGTACGCTCACAATTACAGTTTCCAAATGATCCTTCCCTTTGCGAAAACGGGATTATCGCTGAAATGAAACTGGAGAGCGGAATATCTGTTTTAATTGATGGTTTAAGTAACATAGGTGGTGAAGAGCAGCTTGAGTTTGCTGCATATGGCACGGAAGGAACTTTGCAGCTTAAAAATTGGCGGCAATTAGTAGGTGCAAAGACTGGTAATGATTTAGAGGAGCTAACTGTAACTGAAGGCAGTGCTCGGAATTTAATTTCTGAATTTGTGAAAGCCGTTCACGGGGAAGAAGCTGAGCTTTACGACTTTTCTGTAGGATATAACGCTCAGTTGGCGTTAGAAGCATTACGCCATCCAAAAGATAATGAGTGGCAGAGGATCATGTAA
- a CDS encoding methyl-accepting chemotaxis protein: MKVIFNPAKAILNKLSFFKKFLFIFVIIFIPMTILAFSYSGELNKTVVVSKQQHIGLEYVDQLRGLVQLTQQHRGLSSGYLGGNTESKPLIMKKQEEIRGTLAVIERKITDDDDELGIKTYVTQVNSELNHLFTEVFSYSTKKSFDTHTEIIQTQLYLLSTIGDYSSLSLDNTVVIYSLADMVVVRLPYITELMGQARALGSGIAASGDMSEQQEFQLLYIKEALIQQIRDVERSLQTVFHESENLKELLHGKSNQSVENVYRLIEILEKEFLATDTISLDSIIYFNSTTEAIDGYYDFISAQSETLASLITDRIDHGTFLRSSIFIFMMVVSLFVIYIFISFYLAVKENIDEVVIATSRIANGDLTKNVKVYSQDEMKNISLSLNEMILSVKNIIQSSQNVAHDLSQSSTELSKVIEETTAATEQITFSMEDLSRDVDQQLQRTEEAEQSVQEIVQNLANVTNTSNEVAKFSKDATKHAENGHDLVIGTVEQMTTISNSIDDTFAVIDELNKKSESIGVIIEAITSISNQTNLLALNAAIEAARAGEQGKGFSVVAAEVRKLAEQSAVSSEQIAQLIGEVQTDTAKAKLAMGTVLNDAKKGIEIVTATGDGFTHILSASKEVEIQINDVASLTAVMQTSITNLANIITNTTEIAKKSETNAQTAAAASEEQLATMEEITSSTVVLNQRAKDLEKSIVQFRV, translated from the coding sequence ATGAAAGTGATATTCAATCCGGCAAAGGCAATTTTAAATAAACTATCATTTTTTAAGAAGTTTCTATTTATTTTTGTGATCATCTTTATTCCAATGACTATTTTAGCGTTTTCTTATAGTGGGGAATTAAACAAGACAGTTGTTGTTTCAAAGCAGCAGCATATAGGTCTTGAATATGTTGACCAATTACGGGGTTTGGTACAGTTAACTCAACAACATCGTGGCCTATCATCAGGGTATTTAGGGGGAAATACTGAATCAAAGCCGTTAATCATGAAAAAACAAGAGGAAATAAGAGGAACATTGGCAGTCATCGAAAGAAAAATTACAGATGACGACGATGAATTAGGAATTAAAACGTATGTTACCCAGGTGAATTCAGAATTAAATCATTTGTTTACTGAAGTATTTAGTTATAGTACGAAAAAATCATTCGATACACACACCGAGATCATCCAAACACAATTATATTTATTGAGCACAATCGGTGATTATTCTTCGTTATCTCTAGATAATACTGTAGTAATATATAGCTTAGCAGATATGGTTGTCGTAAGACTTCCTTATATAACTGAACTAATGGGACAAGCCCGGGCACTGGGGTCAGGAATTGCGGCATCTGGTGATATGTCTGAGCAGCAGGAATTTCAGCTTTTATATATAAAAGAAGCCCTAATCCAACAAATTAGAGATGTGGAACGTTCTTTACAAACAGTTTTTCATGAAAGTGAGAACTTAAAAGAACTATTACACGGAAAAAGCAACCAATCAGTAGAAAATGTGTACAGATTAATTGAAATTCTAGAAAAAGAATTTTTAGCGACCGACACAATTTCTCTAGATTCAATTATCTATTTCAATTCTACAACTGAAGCTATAGATGGGTATTATGACTTTATTTCAGCTCAATCAGAAACGCTAGCTTCACTTATAACTGATCGAATTGATCATGGAACCTTTTTAAGAAGCTCGATCTTCATCTTTATGATGGTTGTCTCTCTTTTTGTAATTTATATTTTTATTTCATTTTATTTAGCCGTAAAAGAAAATATCGATGAGGTAGTAATAGCTACGTCGAGAATTGCGAACGGCGATTTAACGAAAAATGTAAAAGTGTACTCGCAAGATGAGATGAAGAATATTTCGTTATCACTGAATGAAATGATTTTATCTGTAAAAAACATCATTCAATCAAGTCAAAATGTAGCCCATGATTTATCCCAGTCTTCTACTGAATTATCGAAGGTCATTGAAGAAACAACAGCTGCAACTGAACAAATTACATTTTCAATGGAGGATTTATCGAGGGATGTTGATCAACAGCTACAAAGAACAGAGGAAGCCGAACAATCAGTGCAAGAAATCGTTCAAAATTTAGCAAATGTTACGAACACTTCAAATGAAGTTGCGAAATTTTCTAAAGATGCAACGAAACACGCCGAAAATGGTCATGATTTAGTGATTGGTACAGTTGAACAGATGACAACCATAAGTAACTCAATTGACGATACATTTGCTGTCATTGATGAGTTAAATAAGAAGTCCGAAAGTATCGGGGTGATTATTGAGGCGATTACGAGTATATCTAATCAAACGAACTTATTAGCACTAAACGCAGCAATTGAAGCAGCACGTGCCGGTGAACAAGGAAAAGGATTTTCTGTAGTTGCCGCAGAAGTAAGGAAATTAGCAGAACAATCAGCAGTATCATCCGAACAAATAGCCCAATTAATAGGTGAGGTCCAGACAGATACAGCAAAGGCAAAACTAGCAATGGGAACGGTCCTAAATGATGCGAAGAAAGGAATAGAAATTGTTACAGCTACTGGCGACGGTTTTACGCATATTTTAAGTGCTTCAAAAGAAGTAGAAATACAAATTAATGACGTCGCTTCTTTAACTGCGGTCATGCAAACAAGCATTACTAATCTTGCTAACATCATTACCAACACTACTGAGATTGCAAAAAAATCAGAAACTAATGCTCAAACTGCAGCAGCCGCATCTGAAGAACAATTAGCTACAATGGAAGAGATTACATCATCGACCGTTGTTTTGAACCAAAGAGCCAAAGACTTAGAAAAATCTATCGTGCAATTTCGAGTATAG
- a CDS encoding redoxin domain-containing protein, producing the protein MTQLVELNNNIDKFPGVKIYAISLSSPDEHSQLQEAYKQQLEHFEFFTDYQGEFGERFGFIDLEANKVYRGYVGVNPATTNMVIEIDYLIGDNLKKVIKVMEEL; encoded by the coding sequence ATTACTCAGCTAGTTGAGCTGAACAATAATATTGATAAATTTCCTGGTGTTAAGATATACGCAATTAGCTTGTCTTCTCCAGATGAGCACAGCCAATTACAAGAAGCATATAAGCAACAGTTAGAACACTTTGAATTTTTTACTGACTACCAAGGTGAATTTGGTGAACGGTTTGGTTTTATTGATTTAGAGGCAAACAAAGTTTATCGCGGATATGTAGGTGTAAATCCAGCCACAACAAATATGGTCATTGAAATTGATTATCTAATTGGTGACAATCTTAAAAAAGTGATAAAGGTAATGGAAGAATTGTAA
- a CDS encoding YjcZ family sporulation protein yields the protein MAHAHGLGAGFALIVVLFILLVIIGASYVGYGY from the coding sequence ATGGCTCACGCTCACGGATTAGGTGCAGGATTTGCGTTAATCGTAGTATTGTTTATCCTTTTAGTAATTATTGGGGCTTCATACGTAGGTTACGGCTACTAA